Part of the Thermocladium sp. ECH_B genome is shown below.
TAAAGTTTCCTCGAACGCCTTGAATTCCTCCCAAACCATTTCGTGAACTGCATCATACTTTCCCTTAAGCCTTACATGCTTGACCAGGGATGATACTGAGGAGTACGTTTTCCCGCATGAGGGGCACTTAATCATTTGCTTCCCCTCGGTATGCGTCTCATTATTAAGTTACCGTTCTCAACCTCGTATTTAACAATGTATTTAGCCTCATCAACGACATTCGGCGGCTTCGCCATATCCTCCGGTAAATACACTGTTGACTCGAGATCTGGGAACGCAACATCATGTATAGTGGTTCCCTGCAGTGATCCAACTGGGCAAGCATCTACACAGAAGTGGCATAGTATGCATTGCTCATATCTTATGCCTGGATAGAATTTACCGTTTGGGGCCCTATACATCCATATCGCGTTCACTGGGCATGCCCATGCGCATTGGAAGCATGAAATGCATTTCTCAATGTCGTTTATTATGAATCCCCTGAACCTATCATTAGTCCAGCGCTTCTCTAGTGGGTAGTGAATTGTTAATCTGGATGGTTTTATCAATTCCTTTAGTCCAGTCAA
Proteins encoded:
- a CDS encoding 4Fe-4S ferredoxin, whose amino-acid sequence is MIKVSAPKSDGLRITAYHIDALLTGLKELIKPSRLTIHYPLEKRWTNDRFRGFIINDIEKCISCFQCAWACPVNAIWMYRAPNGKFYPGIRYEQCILCHFCVDACPVGSLQGTTIHDVAFPDLESTVYLPEDMAKPPNVVDEAKYIVKYEVENGNLIMRRIPRGSK